The segment GATGCAGGACGAGTACCGCACGGTCGCCCACGCGGGCGTGCACGAGACCGAGGTCAACCGCTCCCGCTTCCTGTGCGCCCTCGCCCCGGCGGCCACCGAGCAGGAGGCGCAGGAGTTCATCGCGTCCGTCCGGAAGGAGCACGCCGACGCCACGCACAACTGCTGGGCGTACGTGGTGGGCGCCGACGCCGGCGTGCAGAAGGCGAGCGACGACGGGGAGCCCGGCGGCACGGCGGGCGTCCCGATGCTCCAGATGCTGCTGCGCCGCGACGTGCGGTACGTCGTCGCCGTCGTCACCCGCTACTACGGCGGCGTCAAGCTCGGCGCGGGCGGCCTCATCCGGGCCTACGGCGGCGCGGTCGGCGAGGCGCTCGACGCCGTCGGCACCCGCACCCGCCGCCGCTTCCGCCTGGGCACGGTGACCGTGGACCACCAGCGGGCCGGCAAGGTCGAGAACGACCTGCGTTCGACGGGTCGCGCGGTACGGGACGTCCGCTACGGCGAGCAGGTCACCATCGAGATCGGTCTGCCGGACTCGGAGGTGGACGCCTTCCGCGCGTGGCTCGCGGACGTGACGGCGGGGACGGCGCGTTTCGAGCCGGGCGGCGAGGCCTACGGCGACGTGTGAGCACCCGGCCGCGGCCCCCCCGTACCGCCGTGGCGCGCGAGCCGTCCCGCCCGACCCGTCCCACCCGGCCCGTACCGCGCACGCTCCCCGCGCCGCCCGTGACAAGTGACACGTGGCGTGGCGCGACGGGCAAAGGTGTGGTCGGTATGTCCTTGAATGGGGCTTATCCGCACCGGTATGACGGGGCGATACGGGAGTAACCGCCCGTGCTGTCGGACCCGGCCGTTAGTCTCGGGGATCATGAGGCTCCTGCACACGTCCGACTGGCATCTGGGCCGGGCGTTCCACCGGGTGAACATGCTCGGCGCCCAGGCCGCGTTCATCGGTCACCTCGTCACGACCGTGCGTGAGCGCGAGGTCGACGCGGTCGTCGTGTCGGGAGACGTGTACGACCGCGCGGTGCCCCCGCTGGCCGCGGTCGAGCTGTTCGACGACGCCCTGCACCGCCTCGCGGACCTCGGCGTGCCCACCGTGATGATCTCCGGAAACCACGACTCGGCCCGCCGGCTCGGCGTGGGCGCAGGGCTCATCGGACGCGCGGGCATCCACCTGCGGACCGACCCGGCGGCCGCGGGCACGCCGGTCGTCCTGGAGGACGCCTTCGGCGAGGTCGC is part of the Streptomyces asoensis genome and harbors:
- a CDS encoding YigZ family protein, coding for MQDEYRTVAHAGVHETEVNRSRFLCALAPAATEQEAQEFIASVRKEHADATHNCWAYVVGADAGVQKASDDGEPGGTAGVPMLQMLLRRDVRYVVAVVTRYYGGVKLGAGGLIRAYGGAVGEALDAVGTRTRRRFRLGTVTVDHQRAGKVENDLRSTGRAVRDVRYGEQVTIEIGLPDSEVDAFRAWLADVTAGTARFEPGGEAYGDV